Sequence from the Mauremys reevesii isolate NIE-2019 linkage group 5, ASM1616193v1, whole genome shotgun sequence genome:
GACAAAAATGAAGATGACTCACTCATAAATTGTAACTCAGAAACTTTGCATTCTACTTTCAGCTAatgtttctaaaaaaaaatccactttctTTCCCCTGTGATTTAATAAAGCTTCTTTTTTGCTCTATTCTTCCACCAAGCAGTTACACAAAAAATGAATGAGCAGATTAGCAGCCAGGAGATGAAACTGACTTTTCTACAGAAGAAGGTTGACAACATTTCTGCTACCATGAGTGATGTGAGTAAGACACTCTCCTCTCTGGAAGGCAAAATCAATGAAGATAAGGGCAGAGACTTCCAGTCTTTCCtaaaaggtaaaagaaagaaagaaattaatgCAATCACTCACCCCGTTAAAGGTGCCAGGAAAAATGTTCTTATGCTGACCTCTATTATTATTCCGTATTTGTAGAGGGAActctttctttgtttcttctgAGAGTACAATTTTTAAAAGGCCTTTATTTTGGTCTCTTTAATAATAACAAATAATCAATACACTATGTTGTGTACTCTCCAAGGTAAGTTAAACCAAGTCACTATTAGGGCATATGAGTTTATCTACAACTTCCTTTCCTTTACACTTTCTCTGTTTTGCTAGCTGTTGGAGAGGTGGGATTAGCTCTGTTTCTGAGAAGTCTGAATTATACAGTATGTGTGCAATACATGTTTCACGCAAGTTTGGGGCAAACCTTTGAGgaggtttgttgttgtttggtttaCAATCCAGCATTCACTCTGTTGAAAAATTTGCCTTTGTGATAGAGTAAAAATTTTCCAAATGATAAGTGAGGGTTTAGCCATATCTCTGAGGAGGATAGCTATGCTTTAGTTACCGTGAGGTAGAAAaacgcctttttttttttttttaagcagtgaagacaagccctgatgtTAGAAAGCCGGGTTTAATTCCCAGATTTGCCACATACTACTTGTATGACTTTGGCAAGTCATTTTGGCCCCAGTTCATCAAAGCGCTTAAGACTGTGCTTAAATCTCTCCTTtagtgcttaagtcccattggcttcaaatcAAGCATCTGCTTAAGTGTTTGACTGAATCAATGTACCTTAACATACCTCTTCCTCTGATCACCATCTGGGGATAATACTTCTCTGGTCTATCTTGTCTTGTTAGattgtagagagacaaggtgggtgaagtaatatcttttactggaccaacttctgttggggagagagacaagccaTCAGGCATATACAGAGCTTTTCTTCTAGGAAATGTACTCAGAGGacatggctacactgcaattaaaaacctgcagctggcctgtgccagctgactcaggctcacggggcttggTCTATatggctgtttaattgtgatatAGATGTTGGGCttgcccaggctctgggaccctgcaaagGGGGAGGATCCCAGAATCAGGGCTCCAGCcaaagcccaaatatctacactgcaattaaatagctCTGTAGCCCTGAGTCCCATAAGCCCAGGTctgctgacatgggccagccgcagatgcttaattgcaatgtagacatatccagaGTGACACAGCTAGATACAAAGTGCACCAGATTGCTTAACATAAGAAgttaacatatttcaagggaGCATTCAAGTTGAAGTGAACCATTAACACCTTTCCAGTCatgggagggaaggaaaaaacaaaagctgGGGGCAGAGTTTAAATGGGTCATAGATTATTGTAATAAGCTATAAACGCAGTGTCTGTTGCAGTCTGTGATTTTgagtatctagcaaagttatgaatttaagctcccaggcttatcTTTTCAAGGTTTgcacaggtttcctttgaggatgaggactgataggtcagatatagagtgattgctttgtgaaaagtgtttacccacaggtgatgtggtgtttttgtcttttattattttcctgtgtgagttcatttgagagcacagtgattgtctggtttcacccacatagttgttattggggtgtttagtgcactggatgaggtacaccacacgttgtaataggcatgtgtaggacccatgaatcttgaaaggtgtgttgtggggagtgTCAATCGTTGTAGCACTGGAGATATGTcagcaggttttgcatctgttgttctagcaggatctggtgctgctttgagttgatgAGTCCTGGTCTCTAGGCAGCTTGTTTCTGATAATGAGCTTGGAGTAGCTGGGGTTGTTTGAAGGTCAGACAAGGGGGTtgaggaaagatttctttcaggatattGTCCACATTGGGTATGTGTTGTGTTGTTTGATACCCCATACAGGTTCCAGTgtagggtggtaggtgacaactagcgGTGTGCGGATGAAGggagttttatttctgtattgaaccAGCTTCTCTGGGtggtccttgtttggtgaaggggGGTTTAAGTTTGTTAAAGTGTAtgtcctggactttctccttggagcatattctgtggtatctgagtgcctgctgtagataacagatttcttggtgtgttagGGGTATATAGTTTATAAGCATTTGGGGTTGGGACTGTCCCTTACTCTATATTCATACAGCATCCACCACACAGGGGTGtctaggcactactgtagtacaaataataaatgatgaGCACAATTCTCTTTGGCAGCAATAGCATTGTAAGGTAAAATTTCTTTATACTACTATGAAAATTTCCACCTAAGTGACACTTAATTGGCTCTGCACATTATTCTGAAGGGAAAATCATGTAAGGATCAAAGGTAAATCTGTTTTATACAGTAGTAAACTTAGCACTgatgtgacactttttttttttaagtccagtTCATCAGGACTCTATGAATCTCACATTATCCCAACTCACGCATCCTAAAACATGACGGTTTTCTCTGGAAATAAAAGAGAGGCACCTTCGGGAATGTGAATTCAAGGGATACCTTTCCCCCCCAGTAATCCTGATGGAAGCCAGGGGGAGGAGAGATGTCCTAAGAGAAAGGAGCTTTCACAATGGAAGAATCTAGGACTGCTAATACAACTGAAAGAAACAGGATAAATATTGCCAATGCGGTGTTCAGATGCCCCAGTGATAAGTGCAGTATGGACAAGTTTAGCCAGAGGGAAAAAACGAAGGAAAGATTAGATTAAACATAAAGGGTGGAATCCTGGACTCATTAAAGTCAGTGCcaaaagtcccactgatttcagtacagccaggatttcacccatagaaATAATTCTTCATGACCCCAAAAAGCAAGTGGATCCAATTCACAGAGGGAAAACTCAAAGCGATATTTATTAGACATGATCTCCCTTTTATGAAACCTTGCTTATCTATTTGTAGTTAAGTCAAGCTCTTTCTTGActtctctgtttttttaaaaaagatgacaTGAACCCCGACCCCTAAAGTAGGTAAGAAAATAGCAAATAGCTATTTTGGGAAGGTGGTAAGAGCATGGCTAATGGGTCAGTATGGATCCACCTGTAGAAAAGAAGGAGGAGCAATGACACACATTGACTACTCCCTTGCATACCCCGTAGTAATAGCTATGGTCCAGCTGCACAGATACCTCAGCTGATCAGGGCTGAAAATTCCTTCCCTCAGAACTGCAACATTTTGCTCACTTTCCTAGGATTTGCCCCCAACTACTTACTTTGGTTTTTTTATCTATTGGCTAAGAATAATTTTAGGAAACTGGTACTGTAGGCGTAAACAACATGCCTTTGCTTCTCTAAATCTATAAATGTAATTCACAGTTCCAATCCTTCTGTCTCCAGAGTTGTATACTCCACATACTGTGTGGCTCTCCTTTACCCTTGATCACATTTATACTGTCTCTACCATTCATATTGGCCTGCTTTCACTTCTACATTTATTGACTCTTGGGCATACATTTAATTTGTCTTCAAACATTTCCCATTTCCCCTCTGCATCTTTTCTATCCATTTCTTTATTCCTTTCTGCATTAGCCATCATTTCCACATTCTTCCAAGATTGCTGAAATCCCATGCCCATGCTTTCCACCTCTATTTTGGAATCATTATAAACCTAATTATGAATGTACATTATAAGAATAGCAGTTTTTATACTATGCCAGTCTACaaatggtttttgagcctttattGCCTTTACCTATCATGTCCCATGTTTTACCTGGCTAGatgaaatctcccattactagTTCTGTGTTAGATTACCAACATAAATCAATCTCCCAATCAAGTTGCTCTGATGAAAGTGCTGCCATCAACTGCATTTAATAGCTCTAATTGTAAACCTTAGGCCCGGGTTGTTGTTGATTTTTGTGCAGGTGCACTGTGGGGAAACAGGAAACTAGGATCACATCCCCCCTGGTGCTGTCTTCATGAGGGCTAGGAATAATTGCAGTTCCCGCGCTCTGGGGTATACAAGTACTGCTCCCTCCATATTCCCCCAGAGCAAACAGCAAACCAGATTGGGGTGAGGTGGAGAAGGGCCATGTCCTCAGACCACTTCCACACTGACCGGAGGGAGCAGGACAGATGCACAGTGGATAGGATGCTGCACCCCATGAAAAGGTGTATACTATATATAAACTCTGCTTTTTTGTGGGGGTGAAAAGTAAAAAAATAGGGGGCAGCCCAATTTTCTTCCTTTGCTCTATTATTCTATGGATAAAAATCACCCAAACATCTGTGAGCCTAGAGCACAATAAATAAGTGTGTGAATCGCCAAGAGAACACACTTATCTTGTCTGTTGCTCTGCTTGGGACTAGGCAAATGAATGTTTGATTCTGAGCCTATTGAAATAATCAGTAAAGCTCCATTTCACTTCACTGGGAACAGTATCGGGTCCTCAAACATCAACAACTACTAgcatattaaattaaatttataaGTAAGCAGATCATAATGAGACAACCATTACATTTCAGTTCCTTACAACACACTGTGTGTACTCATTAAATGAAAGAATGTTGGATGTCTGTAAACAAAAGACTATTTAGTTATTTgttttttgccctttttttttttttttaggtctcAAGTCTAAAAGTATCAATGAACTAGTCAAAGACCTTATCAGAGAGCAGTTTAAAGTCTACCAAAGTGACATACAAGAGACAGTGGCCCAAATTTTCAAGACTGTGTCGAGTTTATCAGAGGATCTTGAGAGCACAAAAGAATTAGTCAAACAGCTGAATGAGACCCAACAAAAGTATGCCCAGGAGAAAGAAGACAGGCCAACAAAGAATGAAATCCTGGAGCTGAAGAATGATCTGGTGCAGATGAAAGAGGAGATGGGCCTTGCTTATGACAAGCCCATCAAAGAACTAGAGGCAAAGCAGAAATCCTTGGAAACTGACTTGGAGCATGAGCAGACAAGAAGCACCATTTACTATGCATCTCTGAATAAGACTCTTACAGAAATGAAAGAGGTCTATGAGCAACTGTTATCAGCTGAACGGATGTCAGACCAAAATGTCCCTCCAATAGATAAAGCAGTGGATGATAATATTACAGAATATATTCTCACTCTACATGAGAAAGTGAAGAAACATGGCCTAATGGTGCTGCAGCTGCATGACGACTTAAGAGAACAAGATATCAAGATCAGCAATCTTACTGTTACATTAGAGATTCAGAGAGATTCTGTTCATACAGTATGTGAAGACACCTTGTCAAAGTGCAGGAATGATTTCCAAACAAAGCTAAAGGGCACAGAAGAGAACGTGCATTTCTTAAACAAAACCCTAGCTGCTGTTGTCTTTCCATTGGACAATAAAATGGACAAAATGAATGAGCAAATTAATGATTTGTGTTATGATATGGAGATCCTCCAACCCTTGATTGAGCAGGGGCCACCGTTTAGTCTGACAGCAGAGTATGAACAGCAAATTGAAGTGGAAGCAATCAGCAGGACATTGGAAAACCTAACCACTGTTGTTAATAGTCTGAGTTCCACCATCCAAGAACTTGTCAAAAGCCAGGAGAGGCTTAAAAGCGAGGCTCAAACTCGAGATGAAGTCTTTGAGAGCCGTATTAATGAATGCCTCATGGACCTAGAAGATGGCTTAAATAAGACCATGACAGTTTTAAACAACGCTGTTGATTCCATTCAGGATAACTATGTTCTGAAAGATACTCTAAATGTCCTGCAAAATAAGACCGAGGCCTGCTGTGGTGGTGCTGAGAAGATGGACAGCATATTGGCATTTATTCCCCAGTTCCAATTGTTGAATGAGTCCCTTCAGACACTGGTCAATGACAAGCAAAGTCACCAATATGCTTCAAAAGTAATTCAGGACCTTTCCGATTTTCCATATGAAGAGCATGAGAAAATAAGCCTCCCTGACCTCAGAAAAGTTTAccacattttaaatgaaacatcaTCCAAAATGGCTGAGCACCAACAAGACATCAGTCACCTAGAAGAAAAGCTGTTACACT
This genomic interval carries:
- the MMRN1 gene encoding multimerin-1 isoform X6; the encoded protein is METLTSGKAKPCSWATGACTVRSQMMTRQAYRIKHKIVTSLEWKCCPGYSGEKCQPKDQQHQLLIHSNQAESNTAINVETRGNQQDPNDPAVTQKMNEQISSQEMKLTFLQKKVDNISATMSDVSKTLSSLEGKINEDKGRDFQSFLKGLKSKSINELVKDLIREQFKVYQSDIQETVAQIFKTVSSLSEDLESTKELVKQLNETQQKYAQEKEDRPTKNEILELKNDLVQMKEEMGLAYDKPIKELEAKQKSLETDLEHEQTRSTIYYASLNKTLTEMKEVYEQLLSAERMSDQNVPPIDKAVDDNITEYILTLHEKVKKHGLMVLQLHDDLREQDIKISNLTVTLEIQRDSVHTVCEDTLSKCRNDFQTKLKGTEENVHFLNKTLAAVVFPLDNKMDKMNEQINDLCYDMEILQPLIEQGPPFSLTAEYEQQIEVEAISRTLENLTTVVNSLSSTIQELVKSQERLKSEAQTRDEVFESRINECLMDLEDGLNKTMTVLNNAVDSIQDNYVLKDTLNVLQNKTEACCGGAEKMDSILAFIPQFQLLNESLQTLVNDKQSHQYASKVIQDLSDFPYEEHEKISLPDLRKVYHILNETSSKMAEHQQDISHLEEKLLHSTEVSKDQEVRLQSIESNITKLLVNNCVSLKKGKVVSTEQEQMVSSKLQTLSSRVKALEAKSVRFSVNIPRLNKTAYEAWGLCQDASASIRKVNASVPQLIKLAQPDIPLLQRGLKELIESVLEIKTGTILSNLTWYVDKSMADALSNITKLQKQMKQAVKKPAMAKKGTVNATTSLAGRSQRNTDNAIEPGEYLGCTTSPCQNGGTCINEKQSFICACRHPFGGVNCSMKLVDENSVTVDFSKGSYRYAPMVAFFASHTYGMTTPGPIRFNNLDVNYGSSYVPASGRFRVPYLGVYVFEYTIASFSPRVSGYLVVDGIDKLAFQSENVNGNKYIDRVITGHALLELNYGQEVWLRLASGSIPAKYPPVTTFTGYLLYRT